CTTGGAATAATTGGGAATTTAGAGTTTATGCAAGAGAAAATACCTTCTGATTTCTTAAAATCGTTACTCCTCTGTACCTGGATTGTTAGCAGGAATTATTGTCGGTCCATATGCTGGCCGAATGACAGATCAAACAAATAAAAAAACCGTCATGCTTATAGCTGGCTTTATTCGAATGATTAGTGTCATCTTCATGCTAATTGCTTTGGCAACCTGGGTCGATTTGGTGGATGATTGTTTTTCTCGTTTTACTGCAAATCTCAGCAGCCTTCTATTTTCCTGCGCTGCAAGCAGCGATTCCTCTCGTTGTCGCCGATAAGGACTTGATTCAAATGAACGGGATTCATATGAACGTTTCAACCTTATCGCGGATTGCCGGAACAGCTCTTGCGGGACTATTGTTAGTCATCGTACCACTGTCTATCGTCTATGTAACCTCCCTAGTGGCATATCTTGGTTTATTTATTTTGACCATGTTCTTAAATATCGAAGACCAGAATGATAAATTGCCAACTGTAAAGGAAAAAGCAACTAAAACGAGCTTTAAGGATGTCTTTCCGATCATTAAGCGCCTCCCAGTTGTCTATATGACGCTAATTATGACACTTGTCCCATGTCTGTTTTTAGGTGGCATTAACCTTGTTATTATCAATATTAGCGAAATACAGGATAGCGCTGCGATTAAAGGCTTGATTTACACAACAGAAGGAATTGCCTTTATGATTGGGGCATTTTTTATTAAAAAAATTAGTGATAACGTTTCGGAATACGTTATTTTGTTTGGGACGGCCATTTGCATCGGAATATCACAAATGATGCTTTTCTTTGCCGAAAGCCAGGTTGTCACCTTGTTGGCGTTTGTACTGTTTGGCTTATCCGTGGGCTCTTTCTTTCCAACTGCTGCCACGATTTTTCAAACAATGGTACCAAAGGAATTTCATGGGCGGTTCTTTTCGTTTCGCAATATGCTCGATCGGGTCACCTTCCAAATCGTCTTATTGATTACTGGATTCCTGCTAGATTTAATGGGCTTACAGCTAATGAGCGTCTTATTTGGGGGCATTTCGCTCCTGATGACAGCAATCTTTTTATTAAAAACAGTGAAGCTAAGAGGCACACCTAAAGGTGAGATGAAAATAGATTCGTAAGGCTTGGTTACAAATCCTGCGTATTGGGTTTTCAGGGTTAATTTGCTGATTCTTGCTTCTTATTAGCCGATTTCTGGGTTTTATTAGATAATTTTCTCGTTCTATTAGATGATTACCGCCTTTTATTAGAACATTCTTGTGTTCTATTAGCCGATGATATATTTCTGTCACATTCCGAGTGATAATTGAAACCTACCTAAACAACATGAAAGCACAATCCCAACTATGTGGATTGTGCTTTTGTTTAGTCATCCTGTTTTCCTTTGCCTTTTTCTTTGTCGTGCTTCTTCTCTTCTTTTTGTCGACCTTTTTCATACTCTTTTTCTTTTTTGTCATCCTTCGAATCTTCGTCTTCTCTATTCTTCTCATTTTCCTTTTTACGATTCTTTTCTTCTTCCTTCAAACGAGCTTGGATTTGCTTTTCTACCAGTGACAAATCAAATTTCTCTTTAGAGAATTCCGACATTGATCCTGTCATAACTTCTTTAAAAATCTTTGTCACTGTTGCTCCACTTGATCCAGACAAATAGTGATTTTCATCCGTCTGATCATAGCCTAACCAAACTGCGCCAACAACTTCTGGAGAATAGCCGACAAACCAATGGTCCTTTGTCCCACTTGTATTGGCAAAAGGAAGCTCGGTCGTGCCGGTCTTTCCGGCTATTTCTAACCCTTGAACTTTCGCGCTCTTACCAGTACCTTCTTCGACGACCCCTTTTAGCATATAGGTCATTTTTTGGGCCACGTTCGGTTCTGTTACTTTTGTAGCTGTTTGCTTCCATTTCGCGATGACTTCGCGATCAGCATCTTCAATTTTTACAATGGAATGCGCGGCGACCATTTCTCCGTTATTCGGGAAAGCAGAAAACGCTTGTGCCATCAATAACGGCGACACTCCCTCACTCATTCCACCTAGAGCTAAACTAGGGGTGTAGTCTTCCTCCGTTAACGATATTCCAAAGCGCTCAACGGCACTGGTCCCCGCATTCAAGCCCATTTGCTGTAACAACCATACTGGCGGTACGTTTAAGGATTTGATCAATGCTTCATACATTGTCACCTCACCGCTGAACGTCCGGTCATAATTCATAGGCCTATATCCATTAATATCTAGTGGAGAATCCTTCAGCTTATCGAAAATTTCATATCCTTGTTCCAATGCTGGAGTATAAACAGCCAATGGCTTCATCGTAGATCCCGGCTGACGCTTCAGTTGAGTCGCATGATTAAAGCCGCGAAAAACATGCTCTCCTCTCCCGCCAACTAAAGCGTTGATTCCTCCTGTTGAAGGATTAATAAAAACAGCCCCGCTCTGCACCAATTGATCTGGTGTACTAACTGGAAACATTTCTTCGTTCTGATACACCTGCTCGGCTGAAGTTTGAATGGTTGGATTTAATTCAGTGTAAATATGAAGTCCACCTGAAAGGATCTCATTTTCTGTAAGACCATATTTTTTGATGGCTTCTTCAATAATATAATCGACGTAATGTGGATATTTTCCTTTATATTCATCATTCGCTTTTCCTTTTAGGACCACCGTTTCTGCTTTTGCCTGTTCAACATCCTTTTGCGTAATATAGCCTTCCTTCTCCATTAAGGACAAGACTAGATTTCTTCGTTCGATCGACTTTTCCATTTTTTTAACAGGAGACAATACTGATGGTGCTTTGATTAATCCGGCCAGCATCGCAGACTCACCGATTGTCAATTCATTCGCATCTTTACCAAAATAGGTTCTGGCTGCAGTCTGAATACCCCATGCCCCTTCGCCAAAATAAATCTGGTTTAAGTATCGTTCCAGTATTTCTTCCTTTGAATAGGTTCGTTCAATTTTCTTCGTTAAAATGAGTTCTTTTATTTTCCTTGTATATGTTCGTTCATGCGTTAAAAAAGCGTTTTTTGCAAGCTGCTGTGTGATGGTGCTGCCTCCTGCGACAACTTCACCACTTATCATGTTCTGAGTCAAAGCACGTACAATGCCGAGATAATTAACTCCATTATGCTTATAAAACTGCTGATCCTCTGTTGCCACGACAGCATAAATCATATGTTTTGGTATTTGATTAATATTAATACCTTCTATGTTCGAAGAGGCAATTTTACTCGCAATACGACCATTTTTATCATAAATAATGGTGGGCTGCGGCGCTGGTTTATCTAATTTACTAACATCACTGGTCCAAATAAAAAGATTCACGACAAGTAATCCAATCATGATGATTGCCGCGCCAGCGATTAATACCTTTTTGATAGGGATTGTTCGCAAGTGCTTCCATATATTCTTTGATGATTTTCGTTGTTGCCTATTTTCCACTCTTCCCACTTTTATTTCACCCTCAAGTCTTTTCTTTAGTAAATCTTTCTTAAATGGATGAGACCCTTTAATGTTCCCCACACAAAAAACATCTAACCATGATGGGTAGACGTTTAAATTGCACTTATATTATTCTTGAATGTATTCCATTTTGTGTCCGTAAGAGTTAACTCAATGTTAGGAGATCCTAACGGCGTTCAGCATAAAGAAAAAACTGCCCCGTTTTCTGAGCAGTTTTTCCGAGAATAACAATCTATAAAACTTTTATTTCATTACCATTTTTCCATGGGGTGCTCTTCTTCTCCGTCTCGTCTGCGTTTTCCGCATCGCCTGAACGAGGGTGATCAACGAACCGAAGACCATTAGACCAACGCCAATATCAAATCTGTAGTCAAGCACCTGGGTTCCGGCGATAACGAGGCCCATTCCAAAAATAGCAAAGATGAGCTTTTTATTATTAGCATCTTGTTGCGCCATGATTTTGTTCTCAAAGGCAACCGAAGGACGGACACGTAGCTCGCCGGATTCCAGTTGATCAATCGCAGAAAAGATTTTCTTCGAAGTAGGGAGAATTTTCAATACCGTATCCTTTACTTCATCCAAAATCGTATCCTTACCGACGTTGCTTCCCTCACTTTTCATCATATCCTCGACGTATGGTTTTGCCAAAGAGATTAAATCAAACTTGGAATCCAAGCCCATACAAATACTAAACACTGTAATGATGGCCTTGCCTAAAAAGGTTGTTCGAGATGGAATTTGAAACGGCTGCTGATAAAGGAAATCTCGCATTTCCTCAAGGAAATCGTCATTATTGAGCTTTTTCACATCAAAGCCATTACCAGTGAAGTTTTCTAGTAAAACCTTAACATTTTTACCTAAAGCAGCTTTATCGGCGTGCTTTCTTAAAAAGCCAAGGTCATCAAGCGAATCAACGACCCCATTGCTATCCTTTAAATAGACCGACATCGCCAGTTTAAACATATTTTCCTTCATTGAATCAGAGATATTTCCAACCATCCCAAAATCAATATAAGCAATTGTCCCATCTTTTTTAACTAAAATATTGCCTGGATGTGGATCGGCATGGAAAAAACCATCCTCAAGTAATTGCTGTAAATAGGAAAGATAGAGTATTTTTGCTAGTTTATGTTTATTGATCCCTGCTTCATCAAGCGCGTCAATTTCATTAATTTTTACTCCATCGATAAATTCCATCACGAGCATTTTACTAGATGAGTAGTCGCCATAAACCTCCGGGACCGTGACCCCTGGAAAGCCTGTAAAATTTTCACGAAACTTTTCAATGTGCTGTGCTTCCTTCTCATAATCTAGCTCTAGCGTGATCACATCTTCAAATTCCTCATAAACATCCTTTAAATCTACAAACTTTCCTACTTTGGTGAAGCGACGGGCAAACGCAATCAACACTCTTAACGTTGCTAGGTCCAGTGTAACAATTTCTTCGATCCCAGGTCTCATTACTTTCACGGCAACCTTTGTTCCATCGGCAAGGGTTGCTTTATGAACCTGGCCTAAGGATGCAGCAGCAACAGGGCTTTGATCAAAGCTTGCAAAAACATCCATAATCGATTTTGACTGTTCTTGCTCTATTCTATGAATAATCGCTTTCGTATCTACCGGTGAAACAGAATCCTGAAGCTTTGAAAGTGTATCCGTATATTCCTTAGGTAAAATATCGACGCGCGAGCTGACAAATTGGCCAAGCTTGATGATTAGCCCACCCATTTCTATAGCTAGTGCAGTAAATTGATTAGCCTGAGAAAGATAAAGATCATGATACTTTCGTTCTTTTTTCTCGTGAGACATAAATCTTTTCGTTTTCCCAAGCCACCAAAACTGGAGCATAAAACGAAAGAACATCAGGCTCGTTTTGCGAAATCTCTTGTTGCGGATTAAGCGGGCGATTTCACGCATACCGTTTCTCCTTTTCTACAAATGCTCATTACTCTTGCTCTTCGTCTTCTTTTTCTTCCGTTTTATCAAAAATCTCTTGAGCGATTTTTTCAAAACGTTTTGATTTGTTGAAGAAGAAGTTTGCAAACTTGTTCATAATTTCAGATTTAACCAAAATGACTGTGCCTTTACGCGCATCGCCAAAGACGACGAATTTTTCTCCGGGTTGAATATTTAGCTCTTCTCGTGCTTCGGCCGGAATCACAACCTGACCTCGTTCTCCTACACTTGTTGTTCCGAAAATTTTACCATGATTCATCATAATATAATCGCCTCCTACTTGTAGGATAAATCATACTTTTCATACGAACCATATATTTCACAAATTATACATATGGCGATTAGGTGACTTGTTTTCATTAAATGATTTCATAATTTTATAAGGTAGACATGAGTAACTTATCTTTAATTTCCCCTATTGCAGACGTCAGGTTGACTATTCCCAATCCATCATCTAAATTTCTATTTATAATAGCCTACATATTTGTGCACAAAATGTCGGATGGATCAATTCAACACCTGTTATTCTTTTGATGAAGGAGGTCGACTAAATGGATTTGCTAAAGAACATGAATGCTGCGCTACTATATATAGAAGATCATCTTACAGATGGTATTGATTATAAAAAGGTTGCGAGATTGGCTTGTTGCTCAGAATATCACTTTAAAAGAATGTTTTCTTTCCTTGCGGGAATTTCGTTGTCCGAATATATACGGCGCAGACGGCTCACCCTTGCAGCGTTTGAACTCAAGGATAGCGATAAAAGGGTAATTGATGTTGCCGTAAAATTCGGCTACAACTCTGCCGATTCATTTACCCGAGCCTTTCAGAGCTTGCATGGAATCACTCCAACTGAAGCAAGAAATAGCGATCATCAGCTAAAGGCATTTCCACCAATGACCTTCCAGTTAACGATTAGAGGAGGAACAGAAATGAATTATCGTATCGTCGAAAAAGATGCCTTTCGCATCATAGGGCTTAAGAAAAGAGTGCCAATCGTCTTCAACGGCGTTAATCCGGAAATTGCAGCAATGTGGGCAAGTTTAACGATGGAAAAAATCGATAAGCTAAAAAAATTATCAAATGTTGAACCAATTGGAATCATTAGTGCATCCACCAATTTTTCAGAGGGCCGGATGGAGGAAAAAGGTGAGTTAGACCATTATATTGGTGTGTCAACCTCCTCGGATTGCCCTGAGGAATTCGCTTCACTGGAGGTTAACAAATCAACCTGGGCCGTTTTTGAAGCCGTTGGACCATTTCCTGAAACCCTACAAAATGTGTGGGGCCGAATCTATTCTGAGTGGTTTCCTTCTTCTAATTATGAGATTGCCGAAGGTCCTGAAATCTTATGGAATGAACACAAGGATACCAGCTCGCGTACATTTAAGAGCGAAATATGGGTACCGGTTTTAAGAAAATAATCATTGTATTTTGTAGTTTGGGCACATGGGACTCCATGTGCTTTTTTACAT
The DNA window shown above is from Bacillus sp. T3 and carries:
- a CDS encoding AbrB/MazE/SpoVT family DNA-binding domain-containing protein; its protein translation is MMNHGKIFGTTSVGERGQVVIPAEAREELNIQPGEKFVVFGDARKGTVILVKSEIMNKFANFFFNKSKRFEKIAQEIFDKTEEKEDEEQE
- a CDS encoding AraC family transcriptional regulator, producing MDLLKNMNAALLYIEDHLTDGIDYKKVARLACCSEYHFKRMFSFLAGISLSEYIRRRRLTLAAFELKDSDKRVIDVAVKFGYNSADSFTRAFQSLHGITPTEARNSDHQLKAFPPMTFQLTIRGGTEMNYRIVEKDAFRIIGLKKRVPIVFNGVNPEIAAMWASLTMEKIDKLKKLSNVEPIGIISASTNFSEGRMEEKGELDHYIGVSTSSDCPEEFASLEVNKSTWAVFEAVGPFPETLQNVWGRIYSEWFPSSNYEIAEGPEILWNEHKDTSSRTFKSEIWVPVLRK
- a CDS encoding ABC1 kinase family protein — encoded protein: MREIARLIRNKRFRKTSLMFFRFMLQFWWLGKTKRFMSHEKKERKYHDLYLSQANQFTALAIEMGGLIIKLGQFVSSRVDILPKEYTDTLSKLQDSVSPVDTKAIIHRIEQEQSKSIMDVFASFDQSPVAAASLGQVHKATLADGTKVAVKVMRPGIEEIVTLDLATLRVLIAFARRFTKVGKFVDLKDVYEEFEDVITLELDYEKEAQHIEKFRENFTGFPGVTVPEVYGDYSSSKMLVMEFIDGVKINEIDALDEAGINKHKLAKILYLSYLQQLLEDGFFHADPHPGNILVKKDGTIAYIDFGMVGNISDSMKENMFKLAMSVYLKDSNGVVDSLDDLGFLRKHADKAALGKNVKVLLENFTGNGFDVKKLNNDDFLEEMRDFLYQQPFQIPSRTTFLGKAIITVFSICMGLDSKFDLISLAKPYVEDMMKSEGSNVGKDTILDEVKDTVLKILPTSKKIFSAIDQLESGELRVRPSVAFENKIMAQQDANNKKLIFAIFGMGLVIAGTQVLDYRFDIGVGLMVFGSLITLVQAMRKTQTRRRRRAPHGKMVMK
- a CDS encoding transglycosylase domain-containing protein — translated: MWKHLRTIPIKKVLIAGAAIIMIGLLVVNLFIWTSDVSKLDKPAPQPTIIYDKNGRIASKIASSNIEGININQIPKHMIYAVVATEDQQFYKHNGVNYLGIVRALTQNMISGEVVAGGSTITQQLAKNAFLTHERTYTRKIKELILTKKIERTYSKEEILERYLNQIYFGEGAWGIQTAARTYFGKDANELTIGESAMLAGLIKAPSVLSPVKKMEKSIERRNLVLSLMEKEGYITQKDVEQAKAETVVLKGKANDEYKGKYPHYVDYIIEEAIKKYGLTENEILSGGLHIYTELNPTIQTSAEQVYQNEEMFPVSTPDQLVQSGAVFINPSTGGINALVGGRGEHVFRGFNHATQLKRQPGSTMKPLAVYTPALEQGYEIFDKLKDSPLDINGYRPMNYDRTFSGEVTMYEALIKSLNVPPVWLLQQMGLNAGTSAVERFGISLTEEDYTPSLALGGMSEGVSPLLMAQAFSAFPNNGEMVAAHSIVKIEDADREVIAKWKQTATKVTEPNVAQKMTYMLKGVVEEGTGKSAKVQGLEIAGKTGTTELPFANTSGTKDHWFVGYSPEVVGAVWLGYDQTDENHYLSGSSGATVTKIFKEVMTGSMSEFSKEKFDLSLVEKQIQARLKEEEKNRKKENEKNREDEDSKDDKKEKEYEKGRQKEEKKHDKEKGKGKQDD